ATTTTAGGCTCAGCGATTGTTGAAATTATACTTCAGGAAAAGCAACAACGAAAAACATTGGTTTTTTCGGGTGATTTGGGCAAAAAAAATACTGTGCTAATGAATGACCCAGTAACGCTTACCCAGGCTGATGTGGTGTTAATGGAAGGCACTTATGGTAATCGTGATCATCGTTCTCTTGATAATACCATTGACCAACTAAGGGATATTCTACAAGAAACTTGGGAGGAAGGTGGGAATGTTTTTATTCCTGCATTTGCGGTTGGCAGAACCCAGGAACTGTTATTTTATTTAGGTCGTTTACATCATGAAGGTGTATTGGATAATTGGCACGTATATTTGGATAGCCCCATGGCGATTCAAGTAACCCGAATTTATGATCGTTGGTTGCATACACTGGATTGTGAAGGTATTAAACCACTTTGTTCAGGTGATCAAACGTTATTAGGTAAATTTCTTCCTAAGCTTCACTTAACAATAACACCTGAAGAGTCTATGGCCATTAACAATATTAAAAGTGGAGCAATTATTATTGCTGGCAGTGGTATGTGCACGGGTGGGCGAATTAGACATCACTTTAAACAGCGGATTTGGAACAAGCTTAACCGGATTATTTTTGTAGGATTTCAGGCATATGGAACCCTTGGACGCATTTTAGTCGATGGAGTTAAACATATACGACTGTTTGGTGAAGAGTATGTTGTGAAGGCACGTATTGAAACCTTAGGAGGTTTCTCTGCCCATGCAGGACAAACAGAACTGGTTGAATGGATCAGCCAATTTAAAGGTAACCCCCATATCATGTTAGTTCATGGTGAGCCTGAATCCTTGGATGTTCTTTCACAAAAGCTGTGGGATGAAAAGGGGATACAAGCAGATATTCCCCAGCGAGGCCAAAGCGTTGCGTTTTAAGCTCCTGACATAATGCTGTCAGGAGTCTTACTTTATATTGTTGGCGAGAAATTCGTCAACATTAATGGGGAGTTCTAGCGTATGGCAAATTATGAAGGGCGTTGTGGGTGCGGGTCTATCGAATACAGTTTTGAAGGAGAGCCTATTAACTCGGTATTTTGTTACTGTAAGGAATGCCAGGTGCATTCAGGATCTGATAAGTGGTTCGGGTTATGGGTGCCCAAGGGTAAGTTTACCATTACTAAAGGCAAGCCTGATACTTATACCCGTAAAGGAGATTCTGGTAAAGATATGCATCATCAGTTTTGTAGCAACTGCGGAACTAATTTATGTATAGATGTTACTGTGGCTGATTTTTATTCAGTTGCTGCATCAACATTGAAAGATAACTCAACATTTGCACCAAAGATGGCAATCTATACGGCTTCTGCCCCAAGCTGGGCGGTATTTCCAGAAGGTATTCCTAAGTTTGATGTTTTGCCACCGGAGGTGAGTGGTTAACAGTTTGCTACAAATTCTGCATCGAGAATTGCTACAAAAAGATTCTCACTATCCGTCCTGCCTAGTTTCAAAAGAATCTACTTTTGCTACAAAAATGAGGTCGGCGGATGCGCAATTTAGTATTACGTGGTACTACATATCATTACAGAAAGGTATTACCTAAAAACCTACAAAAAGTGATTCAAAAAAGAGAAATAACTTTCTCATTACACACCAAGGCAAAACGTTTAGCTCACTCCAAAGCCTTTGCTGTTCAAGCAGCCGTTGAAAGCTCCATATATGAAATGCAGCGCTTAACATGCAGAGAGCAGCAGAAAAATGTTTATCGAGAGCTTGTAGTCTATATTAAGACATTTCAGGCGACAGGAAAGATTAAAAAACTACAGCCAGTTATAGTAGCTCCTGTTTTGTCAGAGCAACTACAAGAAGAACCCTGTTTAACACTAGAAGAGGTATATGCACTTTTTCTGAAAGAGAAGAAAAAGATGGATTGGGGGAAGCGTTCAGCTGAAAATAACCTACCTGCCTTTAAATGTCTCATAGATATTTTAGGAAATTTGGAGGTTAAAAAAGTAACAAAGAATGTAGCAATAGATTTCGTTCAAGAGCTTTATGATTATCCTGTCAAACGTAGCCGGGGAAAAAATAAAAATTTAAGCCTTGCTTCTTTAAAAGAAAAAGGTGTGCCTACTATAGCACCTACCACTGCATTAAAAATGCTCAATTATATTTCTGGTTTTTTTAACTGGATGCAACGTAGAGATTATATAAAGGCTAACCCATTTTCAGGACTTAAACCTAGAGCTAAACACATCACAGCTAAGACCAAAGAGGCTTTTACTACTTCTGAATTACGTACTTTATTCGGGCATTACCTGAACAAAGACTCGCAGCTAAAAAAAATATGGCAATTTTGGATACCCGCACTTGCTTTATTTACAGGCGCGCGGCTGGAAGAGTTAGCCCAATTAAACGTGGCTGATATAAAGCAAGCAGGTGATATTTATTATCTTGATATTAATGACTGTGGCACACACCAACTTAAGAATAAAGCATCTATAAGAAAGATTCCATTGCATGACCTATTAATGTCTATAGAGTTTCTTGATTATGTAGATAGCCAAGAAGGACAGACAAAGCTTTTTGCGTTAACTCTTAATGGTGGGTTATACGGTAAGAGTGTTACATCTTGGTTTTCCAAGCTAAAAAGGCAGATTGGCTTTCCACCATCAAAAGTCTTCCACAGCTTCCGCCACACCTTCAGGGACTTAGCTGTTGAGAGTCGTGTACCTAGCGAGCATATCAAGGCACTCTTAGGCCATGCACAGGGCGACATGACCCACGGTGTTTACGGCTCAGGGTTCAGCTTAAAACTACTTAATGAAAGTATGCAACAGATAGACTTCAGCTGCGTGAGAGACATATTAGTCAAGGATTAAGGTTTAGTCCTTTGGCTATCTAGCTGCTCTGCAAGGCTGTAATAGGCGTCTTCCTCAAGGTGAGCATAAATAGCTGTTTGCGTGATATTGGAGTGTCCTAGCCAGTGCTGGACCTCCCTTAAGCTCGCCTTGGCCCTAAGTAGTCTTGTAGCACATGTATGTCTGGTGCAGTGGAATACAAAGTCAGTGTCGTGCTCCAGGTCCATCTGTTTCCGCAGCTTGGCCCAGGCTTGTGTAATGCTGTCTGTTGTCCATTGGGTAGGCCATAGGTTGCCAGCAGATTCTAAACGACGCTGTACGACAGCTTTAGCCTTTCTGGTTAATGGGACAGAGCGCGTTTTGCCGTTCTTTGTGTCGCTGAATATTATTTTATTGTCGAGAATATCTTGTGGCTTTAATTTAAATATTTCTGAACGTCGGCCACCTGTTTCTATGGCGAGTAAAATAAAATCGGCCAAATCTTTATCTGCTAATAAAAGTAGTTGCTCTTCTTCCTCATATGATAGGTAACGAATGCGGCCTTGCCTTGTCTTCATACGTTCAAAGCGTGGCATTGAGGAAATATAGCCGCGCTCGTGGGCATAACGGAGCATTTTCTGTAGTACAGCTATTTTTCTGTTTATTGTGGCAGCTGCGTTGC
This genomic interval from Spartinivicinus ruber contains the following:
- a CDS encoding MBL fold metallo-hydrolase RNA specificity domain-containing protein — encoded protein: MATIKFIGAAQEVTGSCHFLESSATGKVLLDCGMHQGGDAVDRLQHESFQFDPQQIDAVILSHAHIDHSGLLPKLVHDGFKGPIYCTEATAELLDIMLNDSTNLYQRDLEKENLRRARKGKKPLKPQVVPGDVAKVLKLCKPQPYNKQFAFTDDATVIFHDAGHILGSAIVEIILQEKQQRKTLVFSGDLGKKNTVLMNDPVTLTQADVVLMEGTYGNRDHRSLDNTIDQLRDILQETWEEGGNVFIPAFAVGRTQELLFYLGRLHHEGVLDNWHVYLDSPMAIQVTRIYDRWLHTLDCEGIKPLCSGDQTLLGKFLPKLHLTITPEESMAINNIKSGAIIIAGSGMCTGGRIRHHFKQRIWNKLNRIIFVGFQAYGTLGRILVDGVKHIRLFGEEYVVKARIETLGGFSAHAGQTELVEWISQFKGNPHIMLVHGEPESLDVLSQKLWDEKGIQADIPQRGQSVAF
- a CDS encoding GFA family protein; the protein is MANYEGRCGCGSIEYSFEGEPINSVFCYCKECQVHSGSDKWFGLWVPKGKFTITKGKPDTYTRKGDSGKDMHHQFCSNCGTNLCIDVTVADFYSVAASTLKDNSTFAPKMAIYTASAPSWAVFPEGIPKFDVLPPEVSG
- a CDS encoding site-specific integrase, which translates into the protein MRNLVLRGTTYHYRKVLPKNLQKVIQKREITFSLHTKAKRLAHSKAFAVQAAVESSIYEMQRLTCREQQKNVYRELVVYIKTFQATGKIKKLQPVIVAPVLSEQLQEEPCLTLEEVYALFLKEKKKMDWGKRSAENNLPAFKCLIDILGNLEVKKVTKNVAIDFVQELYDYPVKRSRGKNKNLSLASLKEKGVPTIAPTTALKMLNYISGFFNWMQRRDYIKANPFSGLKPRAKHITAKTKEAFTTSELRTLFGHYLNKDSQLKKIWQFWIPALALFTGARLEELAQLNVADIKQAGDIYYLDINDCGTHQLKNKASIRKIPLHDLLMSIEFLDYVDSQEGQTKLFALTLNGGLYGKSVTSWFSKLKRQIGFPPSKVFHSFRHTFRDLAVESRVPSEHIKALLGHAQGDMTHGVYGSGFSLKLLNESMQQIDFSCVRDILVKD
- a CDS encoding tyrosine-type recombinase/integrase, translating into MAIRKRGQRWQVDVYINKKRVRENCATKAEALARQAELLAIKAGNEENPQAPKQYKKLTLSELLELTTARYWAGTKSELVQYKTGMQIIKAIGPNTLATDINLTTIDAFISQCKTEGNAAATINRKIAVLQKMLRYAHERGYISSMPRFERMKTRQGRIRYLSYEEEEQLLLLADKDLADFILLAIETGGRRSEIFKLKPQDILDNKIIFSDTKNGKTRSVPLTRKAKAVVQRRLESAGNLWPTQWTTDSITQAWAKLRKQMDLEHDTDFVFHCTRHTCATRLLRAKASLREVQHWLGHSNITQTAIYAHLEEDAYYSLAEQLDSQRTKP